TGATGAATTTAATTTGACGACTGCCTTGCCCCAATGCTCTGATGGCGTTGACAATGACGGCGATGGCTTGGTTGATTACCCTAACGATCCGGGATGCGTATCAGCCTCTGACGATGATGAGATGAACGCAGTTGAACCCCCGATTGGAGGGGTGACTCAATGCTCTGATGGCATTGACAATGACGGCGATGGCTTTATTGATTATCCGGCCGATAGCGGGTGTCGGGATATTTATGATAAATCAGAAACTGATATTGTTGAGGATATTATTGATGTCGATGTGGTCGGAGTAGTGCAAGAACTGGTTGATATTAGTGAAAGCGCCTTACTAAATATTACTGGTAATTTGGCCGCTCCAGTTATTGATTTTATCAATGACCCACTTGTTGAGCAGGCAACCGAAGAGGTCGTAGCGCCAACAGTTATAGTAGTGGCTACCGGAGTGGTCGGCACATCCTTTAGCTTGTTTAACTTATTGGCGTATCTGAGGTATTTCTTTACCCAACCTTTAGCCGCGCTGTGGCGACGAAGGCGTAAAAAGTGGGGCGTGGTTTACAATTCCATCACAAAACAGCCAATTGACTTAGCAATTGTCCGGTTGTATCTAGCTGAGGGGGAGAAATTATTTCGATCACGCGTGACTGACAAGGCGGGGCGTTATAGTTTTTTAGTTCCCCCCGGCAAATATTATATTCAGGTTACTAAGCCTAAATTTGTATTCCCGACAGAAGTTTTGTCAGATAGAAGCGAAGACCAACGCTTTTTAGATTTATATCATGGAGAAGTTATTGAAGTAAAAGAAAAAGATACTTTGATTACAGTCAATATCCCGATCGACCAAGTCACTGACGCGGTACCAGATAAGAAGGTGGTTCGAGATCATTATTTACGCTTACTTCAAAAGATGATTGCTTTTTCTGCTATCCCGATCGCGCTAGTGACAGTCGTTGTCAGCCCGTCTAAGGTAACCCTAAGCGCTTTGGCCATTCATATTGTGTTGTTTATCTTATTTTATCGCTTGGGGTATCAAAAAAGACCAAAAAGTTGGGGTATTATTTACGACTTATCTTCCCGCCGAGCATTGCCGCGGTCAGTGGTTAGAATTTACGACAAGGAATACAATAAGTTGCTAGAAACTCAAATGGCTGACGCCAAAGGACGTTATAGCTTTTTGGTAGGCGACAATGTTTATTATTTAACTTCTGATAAGCCCGGATATAGCCAACATCGCTCAACTGACATTAACTTAATTGATAAAGAAGCAGATTTGGTTGTCGGTTTGGATATACCCATGCAAAAAATCACAGTGACTCAAGAGCAAGTAACTAAGGTTGGCGGCCAGGCAGCTGAAGTCCCGGGCGTTGGGCCAGAGGCGTTAAAAGAATATATTAGAACGGATGAACCTGAAATTAAGGCCACGGAAGCAGGGCTACCAAAATCAGACAAACCAAAAGGTAAGCCGTCAATTGCCGAACAAGTGAAGGCAAGGCGCCAGGAAAGATTTAAACAGGCTCACGGTGCGTTAGAAAAACCTGAAGACTTAAAAAGCGAGTTTGACTTAGAAAAAGAATTGCAGTCATTAAAGGAAGAATCTAAAGGACTTTCAACGGAGGACACTAGCCTTGATAATCAAAGTAAAAAAGGTTAAGATACTGCAATATGAAAAAGAAAACGGATGATTCAGTACTTAATAAAGTCTTAACTTTGGCTAAACAGCGAGGGTTTATTTTCCCCTCGTCAGAAATTTACGGCGGCTTGGCCAATACGTGGGATTATGGACCGTTAGGAGTCGAATTGAAAAACAATATTAAGCAACAATGGTGGGTTCGCTTTGTTCATAACCGAACGGATATGGTCGGATTGGACGCGGCCATTTTGATGAATCCAAAAACTTGGGAGGCTTCCGGGCATATTTCACATTTTAATGATCCGTTAGTGGAATGTAAAAAAACTCATAAGCGTTATCGGGCTGATCATTTATTAGAAGATAATGGGGTAGACACAACTGGTATGAACTTGGAAGATATGCAAAAGGCGCTGGACAAAAAGAAAATTAAAAGTCCGGATGGCGGGGAATTGACTAAGCTTAAAACTTTTAACATGATGCTGGAATCGCACTTAGGACCGATTAAAAGTGATGACAATAAAGTTTATTTTCGTCCGGAAACCGCTCAAGCGATTTTTGTTGATTTTAATTCAATATTAAATTCCGCCCGCAAACGGGTACCGTTCGGGGTGGCACAAATTGGTAAAGCTTTTAGGAATGAAATTACGCCAGGTAATTTTATTTTCCGCACTCGAGAATTCGAACAGATGGAAATTGAATATTTTGTGCACCCTAAACAATGGAAAAAGGCTTTTGATATGTGGTTAAAAGAAATTAAAGATTGGCTGGATTATTGCGGCGTGTCGAAAAAGAATTTAGTTTTTCGTGAAATTAAGGACGGCGAGCGCGCCCATTACTCAAAACGTACGGTCGATATAGAATATAAATATCCGTTCGGCACTAAGGAACTGTACGGCTTAGCTTACCGGACTGATTATGATTTAGCCCAGCACGCTAAATTTTCAGGACAAGAGTTAGTCTACACTGACCCAGAGACGCAGGAAAAATATGTGCCACATGTAATTGAGCCTAGTTTGGGGGTTGATAGAACGTTATTGGTTATGCTACTGGAAGCGTATGACCAAGAAGAAGTGCCTACGGCTGACGGCAAAAAAGAGATGCGGACTGTACTTCGTTTGCCACATGTTTTTGCGCCATACAAAATTGCGGTACTGCCGCTTAGTAAAAAACTAGAGCTGCGAAAAGTGGCCGAACCCATCTGGCGTGATTTAACTAAGCAATGGTTTACTAATTATGACGAGACGCAAGCGATTGGCCGCCGTTATCGCCGGCAAGATGAAATTGGTACGCCTTATTGCGTAACTATTGATTTTGAAACTTTGGAAGATAAAAAAGTGACGGTGCGCGACCGAGACACCATGAAGCAAGATCGAGTGGCAATAGCCGAACTAATAGATTATTTTAAAGATAAATTTAATGATTGACAAACATATTTTAAGCAACCATGCTCGTGTGGTTACCGCGCCAGTTCCAGGCACCGATTCGGTGACTGTTTTAGTTTATTTTGGAGTTGGGTCGCGTTATGAAACTAAAAAGATTAACGGCGTGTCTCATTTTTTAGAGCATTTATTTTTCAAGGGCACTGTTCGCCGGCCAACATCGTTTGATTTAACTAAAGAGTTAGATTCGGTCGGAGCGGAATATAATGCTTTTACTTCTAAAGATCATACCGCGTATTATGTTAAAACTAGCGCTGATCAAGTTGAGCTGGCTTTTGACATTTTATCAGATATGCTGCTTAACTCTAAATTTGACCCCGATGAAGTTAATCGAGAAAGGGGAGTGGTGGTCGAAGAATTGAATATGTATGAGGATAATCCGATGATCCATATTGACACTGTTTTGGAAAATTGCATTTTTGGCAATCAACCATTGGGTTGGGATATTGGTGGTCCGCGCCAAGTAATTAAATTAGTGCCCAGGCAAGCTATTTTGGACTACAAGGATACATTTTATCAGGCGCAAAATATGGTTATTGCCGTTACCGGCAAAGTGAGTGTGAAAAAAGCGCGGCAATTAGCCAAAAAATATTTTAATCTCATGTTAAGCCGGCCGGTACCAAAAGCTAAAAAGGTTAAATTGCATCAAAAGACAGCACGCGCCTTACTTCATTATAAAAAAACCGAGCAGTCAACTATGGCGGTTGGCTTTCCGGCGTTTGACTTTAACGATCCTCGGCTTCCCGCGGTAAGCTTGCTTGGCATAATTTTAGGCGGCAATATGAGTTCGCGATTGTTTGTTGAGGTGCGCGAAAAACATGGGTTAGCTTATTCGGTTAAAGCCGGAGTTAGCGGCTATGCTGATACCGGCGTTTTTGAAATTATTGCCGGTGTTGACAGCAAGAGAATTAAGCAGGCGATAGAGGTTATTTTGGCTGAACTGCAAAAAGTAAAACGGTATGGGGTAACGGCAAAGGAGCTAACCATGGCCAAAAGATATTTCAAGGGCCAAGTTACTTTAGCCCTAGAAGATTCAGCTAAAGTTGCTGATTGGTACGGCAAGCAACTAATATTGAAAAATAAATTAGATACGCCTCAGGCAAGGATTAAAAAAATGGAACGGGTAACCGGGCCGCAAGTGAGAAAAGTATCTCAGTTAATATTTAAACAAGCCAAGTTAAACTTGGCTATTATTGGACCGTATAAAGACCGAAAATCTTTTGAACGACTATTGAAACTTAAATAAGGATATAAGTAAAGATAGCTAAAGCAATTGATTGGACGACTAAACCTTGTTTCATGTTTAGCCTCATTTTGTTTTCAACTTCAAAGTGATGGAATTTCAAATGAAATTTCCAGAACCGGCCCAGAAATTTTTTATCAGTCATCTCTCCAATCCCCATTAATAGATCAGGCATAATTGCACCAATCACTCCAGCGGCGATAGACCATGGATTTAACGGCAAGGCCCAAGCCATGTATAGGCTAACCACGATGGTGGCTAAAGTTGAATCAACGATGGCGAAAGCCATTATTTTTCTGATTCGTTTCCAGCGAGTTGGAAATTTGTGGGGTGCGAAATACTCATAGTCTCCGTGAGGGATCAAGTCAATCAAAAAATGGGAAATAAATCCCAGGATAAAAGCGGTGATTGGGTCGGGCGAAATTTTTCCTAAATTGGCGCCAACTACGGAATGGACTGTCAAAAACATCTAAGCAATTTAATTTTTAAATAGGATTTTAGTATAGCATATTTTATGCAAGTCTGGCATAGGCATTGGTGACGACGGGAGGATTCGAACCTCCGACCTAGGGGTTATGATTCCCTCGCTCTAACCAACTGAGCTACGTCGTCGCATTGGCAAAAAGCTAATTGCAAAGTGCCAATGGCTTTTATTATACCATTAGCCACGAGCGATTTGCCATTTGTTGCTAGTTGCGCGGGGGGGATTCGAACCCCCGACCTCCAGGTTATGGGCCTGGCGAGCTGCCACTGCTCTACCGCGCGCCCGTATTGTATAGTATTTTAGTAATTTTTTCAAGCCCCGCCAAATAAGTTGTTTAATTATGCTTATTTTAGTATAATTATAAAGTTATTAATAATCTAAACTTTTATGGAGGAACAGCAAGCAAATTACCAACCTCAAGGCCCATCAATCTCAAACGGCAATAAACTTTGGATGATAATTAGCGGAATTTTACTTATAGTGGTGATTGTTTTGGCCTTTCTCATGTTCTTGGGCGCTGGCGGCGAAGATAGCTTAAACGCTGACGAAGCCGGCTCAAAAGCACTTAATTATGTTAATTCAGTTTATCAGGCAGGTGCGACGTTGAAAAGTGTGAGTGAAGCAAGCGGAGTATACTCCGTTGTGGTAACATCAAAAGATTTTGCCGGACAACAAAGAGATACCGAGATATTTATAACTAAAGACGGCCGGTTATATTTTCCCCAAGGCATTGATATTGATCAAGAGCTAAACGCAATTCAGGCAGGGAATTAATTTTCATGGCCGAATTCAAACACTTTGATGCGGTCAGTCATGATGGTGATTCAGTTAAGGTCACTATCGTATCCGGTCCGGTAATTTTAGATGACAGCAAGATTTTGCTGGATAAACATAGCGGTGATGGTTTATGGAAATTTCCAGGCGGGAAGTTAATTGATGATAACTCGCCGCGCGATAACGCTATCAGAGAAGTTCACGAAGAGCTGGGCATTGACATTGAAATTCAAAGCGAGCCGTATGTTGTCGCTTTCACTCGTGACTACGAAGGAGTGACTGAATACATTATTTTAATTCATTATCTAGCTGATTATAGCGGGCAAATTCAGCCGGCGCCTGAAATTGAAGAATGGGGGTGGCATGATGTTGATAATTTGCCTGATGATTGCGCTCCGAATATAAAATTAGCGGTATAATTTTTTACTCAATAAATAAACAGCCCCAGTTGGGGCCGTTTTTATGTGCCGGGAGAGGGAATCGAACCCTCACATCACGAGGATACACGATTTTGAGTCGTGCGCGTCTACCAGTTCCGCCATCCCGGCATGTGTCAAAGTTTAAAGTAAGCTTAGTGCGGGGTAAATCTACCAGCCTGCCCCATACCAAGCTATGCTTTGGTGTGGGGTTCTGCCATTCCGGCACGATTTAATTCCGTTCTATTCTAATTAAAAAGTTCTAAATTGTCAAAGCCAAGTGATGTTGGTATACTAATGACAGATATGAGCAGGATTATTGCTATCACAAACCAAAAAGGCGGTGTTGGCAAAACCACAACCGCTATCAATTTAAGCGCGAACCTTGCCGAATCAGGCAAGTTTGTTTTATTGGTGGACATGGATCCGCAAGGCAATGCTACTTCCGGCCTTGGCGTTGACCATAATGAAATTGAAAAAGGAATTTACGATGTTTTAGCTCGAAATGTTCCGCTTCGTGATGTCGTGGTTAACACAAACCACGAAGGATTGCGCTTGGCGCCAGCAACTAATTTGCTTGCCGCGGCGGCAGTGGAACTGGTTAACGAAGAGGGGAGAGAATACAAATTGACCCAAGCGCTGGATGAAGTAAAAGGCATGTATGATTATATTATTATTGATTGCCCGCCGTCTTTGGGCCTTTTGACCGTGAACGCGTTAACCGCGGCGGAGGAGATTTTAATACCGATCCAATCTGAGTATTATGCCTTAGAAGGATTAGGGCAGCTGCTAAACACTTTACACTTAGTTAAAGATAATTTGCGACATGACTTAAAAATTTTAGGGGCGGTTATTACCATGTTTGATAAAAGAAATAAGCTTTCGGGCCAAGTGCAAG
This DNA window, taken from Candidatus Buchananbacteria bacterium CG10_big_fil_rev_8_21_14_0_10_42_9, encodes the following:
- a CDS encoding glycine--tRNA ligase, with protein sequence MKKKTDDSVLNKVLTLAKQRGFIFPSSEIYGGLANTWDYGPLGVELKNNIKQQWWVRFVHNRTDMVGLDAAILMNPKTWEASGHISHFNDPLVECKKTHKRYRADHLLEDNGVDTTGMNLEDMQKALDKKKIKSPDGGELTKLKTFNMMLESHLGPIKSDDNKVYFRPETAQAIFVDFNSILNSARKRVPFGVAQIGKAFRNEITPGNFIFRTREFEQMEIEYFVHPKQWKKAFDMWLKEIKDWLDYCGVSKKNLVFREIKDGERAHYSKRTVDIEYKYPFGTKELYGLAYRTDYDLAQHAKFSGQELVYTDPETQEKYVPHVIEPSLGVDRTLLVMLLEAYDQEEVPTADGKKEMRTVLRLPHVFAPYKIAVLPLSKKLELRKVAEPIWRDLTKQWFTNYDETQAIGRRYRRQDEIGTPYCVTIDFETLEDKKVTVRDRDTMKQDRVAIAELIDYFKDKFND